A window of the Henckelia pumila isolate YLH828 chromosome 3, ASM3356847v2, whole genome shotgun sequence genome harbors these coding sequences:
- the LOC140890687 gene encoding lipid phosphate phosphatase gamma produces the protein MSDTIPSATLKAVTLTHVRYRRGDQIGHFLAWISLVPVFISLGGFVSHFIFRRELQGMFFAVGLLISQFVNEVIKKSVQQARPETCALLEMCDSHGWPSSHSQYMFFFAVYLTLLTRYRIGILLRKQMWTVGILVWPLAVLTMYSRVYLGYHTLAQVFAGAALGAILGGGWFWVVNNLLWCRFPAIEESAFGRFFYVKDTSHIPNVLKFEYENTRAARNHVSYKRSD, from the coding sequence ATGTCGGATACAATCCCCTCTGCAACCCTAAAGGCCGTAACCCTTACCCACGTCCGCTACCGGAGGGGCGACCAAATCGGCCATTTCTTGGCCTGGATTTCTCTGGTCCCGGTCTTCATCAGCCTCGGAGGCTTCGTGTCTCACTTCATCTTCCGCCGCGAGCTGCAAGGCATGTTCTTCGCCGTCGGCCTTTTGATCTCGCAGTTCGTTAACGAGGTGATCAAGAAATCCGTGCAACAAGCCAGGCCTGAAACGTGCGCGCTGCTGGAAATGTGCGATTCGCACGGCTGGCCCTCCAGCCATTCTCAGTACATGTTCTTCTTCGCCGTTTATTTGACCCTTTTGACTCGTTATAGGATCGGGATTTTGCTCCGGAAGCAAATGTGGACTGTGGGGATCTTGGTTTGGCCTCTGGCGGTTCTGACCATGTATTCCAGGGTTTATCTTGGTTACCATACGCTGGCGCAGGTCTTTGCCGGGGCGGCGCTGGGAGCCATTTTGGGGGGAGGATGGTTTTGGGTGGTGAACAATCTGCTCTGGTGCCGGTTCCCGGCGATCGAGGAGAGTGCTTTTGGGAGATTCTTTTATGTGAAGGACACTTCACATATTCCAAACGTGCTGAAATTCGAGTACGAGAATACGAGGGCAGCAAGGAATCACGTGTCTTACAAACGATCAGATTAG